TCGTCGTCGGCATCGCCGCCGCCGCGCTGACCGGATGTTCGTCCAACCCAAACGCCGATTGCGGCTCCGCCCTCAAGAGCGGCCAGGCGTCCGATCTGGTGACGGCGACAGGTCCGATCGGCAAGCAGCCGAAGATCAGCTTCCCGACGCCGGTCGACACCACGAGCTCCGAGCGGACGATCATCAGCACGGGATCCGGCCAGCCGGTGATCAACGGCCAGATGGTCGAGATCCAGTACACGCTGCTCGACGGCCAGACCGGCCAGGTCGGCGAGAAGGGCAGCTACGGCGGCGACACCACGCCGATCACGATCGGCAACTCCAACGCCGCGATCAGCAAGGGCCTGCTCTGCGCGCCGGTCGGCTCGCGGGTCGCTGTCGCGATCTCGCCCAAGGACTCCGGCGGCGCCGGCTCCGGCAACACGACCATCCTGGTCGCCGACATCGTGCACGCCTACCTCCCGGCGGCCAACGGCGCGGTCCGTCCCTCTGTCTCCGGCTTCCCGACCGTCGTGCTCGCGCCGACCGGCCAGCCTGGCATCACGATCCCGTCCTCCGGCGGCGCCCCCAAGGCCGTCCGCACCGAGACGCTCAAGGAGGGCGACGGCGAGGAGGTCAAGGCCACCTCGCAGGTCGTCC
This genomic stretch from Leifsonia sp. EB41 harbors:
- a CDS encoding FKBP-type peptidyl-prolyl cis-trans isomerase, with protein sequence MRRATALGRSSVALLVVGIAAAALTGCSSNPNADCGSALKSGQASDLVTATGPIGKQPKISFPTPVDTTSSERTIISTGSGQPVINGQMVEIQYTLLDGQTGQVGEKGSYGGDTTPITIGNSNAAISKGLLCAPVGSRVAVAISPKDSGGAGSGNTTILVADIVHAYLPAANGAVRPSVSGFPTVVLAPTGQPGITIPSSGGAPKAVRTETLKEGDGEEVKATSQVVLHYTAVGWDQKNVVMSSWQSKSPDIVSMSTGQSALNQALPQEVLKPLIGQKVGSQLVIEAPANGNVPAAAWVVDILGVR